A single region of the Triticum dicoccoides isolate Atlit2015 ecotype Zavitan chromosome 2B, WEW_v2.0, whole genome shotgun sequence genome encodes:
- the LOC119367942 gene encoding NAC transcription factor 56-like, with protein MAMAPPPVPNLPLGYVFRPKARELIQHYLAPKALGGYFTPGLVAEGVDVFSAAPDALPFSRGHRRENGEVWGYFFAAHPAGERAPAPGGCWIPYGPEKAYRGGTGGEAVAFRRNLAYYVAWRGGEGGGDGVWARTPWLMAEYRLNKGGAAFRCARPGPEANMDCVVRKVFMKPAVPPPPARSSDDESAGSSSRYRSADEEAGYPGEEQARKRARWV; from the coding sequence ATGGCAATGGCGCCTCCGCCCGTGCCGAACCTGCCACTGGGCTACGTGTTCAGACCCAAGGCCCGGGAGCTCATCCAGCACTACCTCGCCCCCAAGGCGCTGGGCGGCTACTTCACCCCGGGCTTGGTGGCGGAGGGCGTGGACGTCTTCTCCGCGGCCCCGGACGCGCTCCCCTTCAGCCGCGGCCACCGGCGGGAGAACGGCGAGGTGTGGGGCTACTTCTTCGCGGCGCACCCCGCCGGGGAGAGGGCCCCGGCGCCGGGCGGGTGCTGGATCCCGTACGGCCCCGAGAAGGCGTACCGCGGCGGGACCGGCGGGGAGGCGGTCGCCTTCAGGCGCAACCTCGCGTACTACGTCGCGTggcggggcggcgagggcggcggcgacggggtatGGGCGCGGACGCCGTGGCTGATGGCGGAGTACCGGCTCAACAAGGGCGGCGCCGCCTTCCGCTGCGCGCGGCCCGGCCCCGAGGCGAACATGGACTGTGTGGTCCGCAAGGTCTTCATGAAGCCGGCGGTCCCTCCGCCGCCTGCCCGCTCCAGCGACGACGAGAGCGCGGGCTCCAGCTCCAGGTACCGCAGCGCGGACGAGGAAGCCGGCTACCCCGGCGAGGAGCAGGCGAGGAAGCGCGCTCGATGGGTCTAG